A genomic window from Brassica oleracea var. oleracea cultivar TO1000 chromosome C8, BOL, whole genome shotgun sequence includes:
- the LOC106308927 gene encoding fasciclin-like arabinogalactan protein 19: protein MATTSLSCAIFLAALILCFPHASAGVPLEEFERAITVLRVRGRALFANAIITSDLLFDLLSVESLTLFVPTDSMLFDLDMTHSSYFYVSTLRLHSVPLRLPFSDLRSLPNATSLPTLLPSHHLRLTKPSSSSSNDSIFLDGVPVLLPGLFYGEQLAVHGLAGLISLTPPSSPELSVDLPPPVVDSPAESPYYSRFSPAPQPYDYFLGLSPAEAPRVGEFSPSPWGEETNVGDDDWWSNHF from the coding sequence ATGGCGACTACCTCACTCTCCTGCGCCATCTTCCTCGCTGCTCTCATCCTCTGCTTTCCTCACGCTTCCGCCGGAGTTCCACTGGAAGAATTCGAAAGAGCCATCACAGTGCTCCGCGTCAGAGGCCGAGCTCTCTTTGCGAACGCGATCATCACCTCCGATCTCCTCTTCGATTTGCTCTCCGTCGAGTCTCTCACCCTCTTCGTCCCCACCGACTCCATGCTCTTCGATCTCGACATGACTCACTCTTCCTACTTCTACGTTTCCACCCTCCGCCTCCACTCCGTCCCCCTCCGCCTCCCGTTCTCCGATCTCCGATCCCTCCCGAACGCCACCTCTCTCCCGACGCTTCTTCCCTCTCACCACCTCCGACTCACCAAACCTTCTTCTTCCTCCTCCAACGATTCCATTTTTCTCGACGGTGTTCCCGTTCTCCTCCCTGGTTTGTTCTACGGCGAACAACTCGCCGTACACGGCCTCGCCGGTCTTATTTCTCTCACGCCTCCGTCGTCTCCCGAACTCTCCGTCGATTTACCTCCTCCCGTGGTTGATTCGCCGGCAGAGTCACCGTATTATTCAAGATTCTCGCCGGCACCACAGCCTTACGACTACTTCCTCGGTCTTTCGCCAGCGGAAGCGCCGAGGGTTGGAGAATTTTCACCATCGCCGTGGGGAGAAGAGACGAACGTAGGGGACGACGATTGGTGGAGTAACCATTTCTGA
- the LOC106312799 gene encoding ABC transporter G family member 35, whose translation MDYDPAHAMSRGGSMRRSINRSVSRASRNLEDIFSSSSRRTKSVNEDEEALKWAAIEKLPTYSRLRTSLMPALGEGDIYSNQILNREVDVTKLDGDDRQKFIDTVFKVAEQDNERILTKLRNRINRVGIKLPTVEVKYEHLTVKADCYTGDRSLPSLLNSVRNMGESVLGMVGIQFAKKAQLTILKDVSGIIKPSRMTLLLGPPSSGKTTLLLALAGKLDKSLDISGDVTYNGYRLNEFVPIKTSAYISQNDLHVGIMTVKETLDFSARCQGIGTRYDLLNELARREKDAGIFPEADVDLFMKASAAQGVKSSIITDYTLKILGLDICKDTIVGDDMMRGISGGQKKRVTTGEMIVGPTKTLFMDEISTGLDSSTTFQIVKCLQQIVHLNEATVVISLLQPAPETFDLFDDIILLSEGQIVYQGPRDHILEFFESFGFKCPERKGTADFLQEVTSKKDQEQYWVDERRPYRYIPVHEFATKFKNFHVGTKLSNELSVPFEKSKGHKAALVFDNYSVKKSELLKSCWDKEWMLMKRNSFFYVFKTVQIIIIAAITSTVFLRTEMNTRNESDANMYVSALLFGMIVNMFNGLAEMAMTIQRLPVFYKQRDLLFHPPWTYTLPTFLLGIPISIFETTAWMGVTYYSIGFAPEADRFFKQFLVVFLIQQMAAGIFRLIASICRTMTIANTGGMLVLLVVFLTGGFLLPRREIPVWWRWAFWASPLSYAFSAISNTELLAPRWMNKMSSDNTTRLGTAVLNIWDVFDDKNWYWVGVGALLAFAVLFNCLFTLALTYLDPLGKPQAILPKEEDHDGSKKEIPMENMNTKKGMVLPFTPLALSFDDVKYFVDMPAEMRDQGVQETRLQLLKGVTSTFRPGVLTALMGVSGAGKTTLMDVLAGRKTGGYIEGDIRVSGFPKKQETFARISGYCEQTDIHSPQVTVRESLIFSAFLRLDKEVSKDEKMMFVDQVMELVELVDLRDAIVGLPGVTGLSTEQRKRLTIAVELVANPSIIFMDEPTSGLDARAAAIVMRAVRNTVDTGRTVVCTIHQPSIDIFEAFDELLLMKRGGQVIYSGPLGRNSHKIVEYFEAIPGVPKIPEKYNPATWMLEASSLAAELKLGVDFAELYNSSSLCQRNKELVQQLSVPPQGASDLYFATQFSQNTWGQYKSCLWKQWWTYWRSPDYNVVRFIFTLATSLLIGTIFWQIGGKKSNVQDLTMVLGAIYAAVIFVGVNNCSTVQPMVAVERSVFYREKAAGMYSAIPYAISQVTCELPYVLVQTIYYSLIVYALVGFEWKASKFLWFLFINYFSFLYWTYYGMMTVSLTPNQQVASIFASAFYGIFNLFSGFFIPRPKIPKWWIWYYWICPVAWTVYGLITSQYGDVDTPIALPGGPPGLTVKQYLKDQYGFESSFMGPVAAVLVAFPVFFAFIFAFCIKTLNFQTR comes from the exons ATGGATTACGATCCAGCTCACGCGATGAGCAGAGGAGGAAGCATGCGGAGAAGCATAAACCGCAGCGTGAGCAGAGCTAGCAGAAACCTCGAGGACATATTCTCTTCAAGCTCTAGACGAACCAAGTCCGTCAACGAAGACGAAGAAGCTCTCAAATGGGCAGCCATCGAGAAACTCCCTACCTACAGCCGCCTACGTACCAGCCTCATGCCCGCGCTAGGAGAAGGCGACATCTACAGTAACCAAATCCTAAACAGAGAAGTTGACGTCACTAAACTCGACGGTGATGATCGGCAAAAGTTCATCGACACGGTCTTCAAAGTCGCGGAGCAGGACAACGAGAGGATCTTGACAAAGCTGAGGAACAGGATCAACAGAGTTGGGATCAAGCTTCCGACAGTGGAAGTCAAGTACGAGCATCTGACTGTGAAAGCTGACTGTTACACGGGCGACAGATCTCTACCTTCGCTTTTAAACTCGGTGAGGAACATGGGAGAGTCTGTTCTTGGCATGGTCGGAATCCAGTTCGCTAAAAAAGCGCAGCTAACTATACTCAAAGATGTCTCTGGGATCATCAAACCTTCGAGGATGACACTTCTGTTGGGTCCTCCTTCTTCGGGGAAGACAACGCTTTTGTTGGCTCTTGCTGGTAAACTCGACAAGTCTCTTGACATCTCTGGGGATGTGACTTATAATGGTTACCGTCTCAACGAGTTTGTTCCTATCAAAACCTCTGCTTACATTAGTCAGAACGATCTTCATGTCGGCATCATGACTGTTAAGGAGACTCTTGATTTCTCTGCTCGGTGTCAAGGCATTGGTACCCGTTACG ATCTTCTAAACGAGTTGGCTAGGAGAGAAAAGGACGCAGGGATCTTTCCAGAAGCTGATGTTGATTTGTTCATGAAGGCCTCTGCTGCTCAAGGTGTCAAGAGTAGTATCATCACTGACTACACTCTCAAA ATTCTAGGGCTTGACATTTGCAAGGACACTATAGTTGGAGATGACATGATGAGAGGTATCTCAGGAGGTCAGAAGAAGCGTGTGACAACCGGCGAGATGATCGTCGGGCCAACTAAAACTCTGTTCATGGATGAAATATCCACTGGGCTTGACAGCTCCACTACTTTTCAAATAGTAAAATGCTTGCAACAGATCGTTCACCTCAATGAAGCTACCGTGGTCATTTCTCTTCTCCAGCCTGCTCCTGAGACGTTTGATCTTTTCGATGATATAATACTATTGTCAGAGGGACAGATTGTGTACCAGGGACCTAGAGACCACATTCTTGAGTTCTTTGAGAGCTTTGGCTTCAAGTGTCCTGAAAGAAAAGGAACGGCTGATTTCTTGCAAGAG GTTACCTCTAAGAAGGACCAAGAGCAGTACTGGGTGGATGAAAGAAGACCTTACAGGTACATTCCAGTGCATGAATTCGCCACCAAATTCAAAAACTTCCATGTTGGAACCAAGCTTTCCAACGAGTTATCAGTACCCTTCGAAAAATCCAAAGGCCACAAAGCAGCTCTGGTGTTTGACAATTACTCAGTCAAAAAATCAGAGCTTCTCAAAAGCTGTTGGGACAAAGAGTGGATGCTCATGAAGCGAAACTCCTTCTTCTACGTCTTCAAAACCGTCCAAATCATCATCATCGCAGCGATCACCTCAACCGTTTTCCTCAGAACGGAAATGAACACTAGGAACGAGAGCGACGCCAACATGTACGTAAGCGCACTCCTGTTCGGTATGATTGTCAACATGTTCAACGGTCTTGCGGAGATGGCCATGACGATACAGAGACTTCCCGTGTTCTACAAGCAAAGAGATCTTTTGTTTCATCCACCTTGGACGTACACGCTTCCTACTTTCTTGCTAGGGATACCGATCTCAATCTTCGAGACTACTGCGTGGATGGGCGTGACGTATTACTCTATAGGCTTTGCGCCTGAAGCAGACCGGTTCTTTAAACAGTTCTTGGTCGTGTTTCTGATCCAGCAGATGGCTGCAGGGATATTCAGGCTCATTGCTTCTATTTGTAGAACCATGACCATAGCTAATACCGGTGGTATGCTGGTTCTGCTAGTTGTGTTCTTAACCGGTGGTTTTCTTCTTCCTCGACGTGAGATCCCGGTTTGGTGGAGGTGGGCCTTTTGGGCCTCCCCTCTTTCATATGCTTTCAGTGCCATCAGCAACACTGAACTGCTTGCTCCAAGATGGATGAATAAAATG TCTTCCGACAACACTACAAGGTTAGGGACAGCAGTGCTTAACATATGGGATGTGTTTGATGACAAGAACTGGTATTGGGTAGGAGTTGGAGCCCTGCTTGCTTTTGCTGTCCTCTTCAACTGTCTTTTTACTCTAGCACTTACTTATCTAGACC CCCTTGGGAAGCCACAAGCTATACTCCCAAAAGAAGAAGACCATGATGGATCCAAGA AGGAGATTCCAATGGAGAATATGAACACCAAGAAAGGAATGGTTCTTCCTTTCACTCCTCTAGCTCTGTCCTTTGACGATGTTAAATACTTTGTTGACATGCCTGCG GAGATGAGGGACCAAGGAGTTCAAGAAACTAGACTACAACTACTAAAAGGAGTCACAAGCACGTTTAGGCCAGGAGTGTTGACGGCCTTGATGGGGGTGAGCGGTGCAGGCAAGACAACATTGATGGACGTTTTGGCAGGGAGAAAAACAGGAGGATACATAGAAGGAGACATAAGAGTGTCTGGATTCCCAAAGAAACAAGAGACATTCGCTAGAATCTCTGGCTACTGTGAACAAACAGACATTCATTCTCCACAAGTTACCGTAAGAGAATCACTTATCTTCTCTGCTTTCCTTCGCCTTGATAAGGAAGTAAGCAAAGACGAGAAAATGATGTTTGTGGATCAAGTGATGGAACTTGTGGAGTTGGTGGACTTGAGAGACGCTATTGTGGGTTTACCTGGAGTCACAGGACTCTCCACTGAACAGAGAAAGAGACTAACCATCGCTGTTGAGCTTGTGGCCAACCCTTCAATCATTTTTATGGACGAGCCTACTTCAGGGTTGGATGCTAGAGCGGCTGCTATTGTGATGAGAGCTGTGAGAAACACAGTGGACACAGGGAGAACTGTGGTGTGCACCATCCACCAACCTAGCATTGATATTTTTGAGGCTTTTGATGAGTTACTACTAATGAAGAGAGGAGGACAAGTGATATACTCAGGTCCCTTGGGTAGAAACTCTCACAAGATTGTTGAGTACTTTGAAGCCATTCCAGGAGTTCCAAAGATTCCGGAAAAGTACAACCCGGCCACTTGGATGCTTGAAGCTAGCTCCCTAGCAGCCGAGTTGAAGCTTGGAGTTGACTTTGCTGAGCTATACAACTCTTCTTCTTTATGCCA GCGAAATAAGGAGCTGGTGCAACAACTGAGCGTGCCTCCCCAAGGAGCATCTGATCTCTACTTTGCCACACAGTTCTCGCAGAACACATGGGGACAATACAAGTCATGTCTATGGAAGCAATGGTGGACATACTGGAGATCTCCTGACTACAACGTTGTCCGGTTCATTTTCACCTTAGCAACATCTCTATTGATCGGTACTATCTTTTGGCAAATAGGAGGTAAGAAATCAAACGTACAGGACCTAACAATGGTGTTAGGAGCAATCTACGCAGCAGTTATATTCGTTGGAGTAAACAACTGCTCCACGGTGCAACCAATGGTGGCAGTGGAACGTAGCGTGTTCTACAGAGAAAAAGCAGCAGGGATGTACTCAGCTATACCTTACGCCATCTCTCAGGTGACATGTGAGCTACCATATGTATTGGTTCAGACCATATACTATTCTCTTATCGTCTACGCATTGGTTGGATTCGAGTGGAAAGCTTCAAAGTTCTTGTGGTTCCTCTTCATCAACTACTTCTCATTCCTATACTGGACTTACTATGGCATGATGACCGTCTCACTCACACCTAACCAGCAAGTTGCTTCTATCTTTGCATCAGCCTTTTATGGTATTTTTAACCTATTCTCTGGCTTCTTCATTCCGAGACCCAAGATTCCTAAATGGTGGATATGGTACTACTGGATCTGCCCTGTTGCTTGGACCGTATACGGTTTGATCACTTCTCAGTATGGTGATGTTGACACTCCCATTGCTCTCCCTGGTGGTCCTCCTGGGCTAACTGTGAAACAGTATCTTAAAGACCAATATGGTTTTGAGTCGAGCTTCATGGGACCTGTTGCAGCTGTCCTAGTTGCCTTCCCCGTCTTCTTTGCCTTCATCTTCGCCTTTTGTATCAAGACTCTCAACTTCCAGACTAGATAA
- the LOC106310137 gene encoding cytochrome c-type biogenesis CcmH-like mitochondrial protein, whose protein sequence is MEKRDEDLKKAQMLDARARNISHNVRCTECGSQSIEDSQADVAILLRQLIRDEIGAGKTDKEIYSKLEDEFGETVLYAPKFDMQTAALWLTPVLIAGGTAAGLVYSKHRQRTNVHIMALDLIRGVSLTPKERVAILDVLIPPPPPPQGVASRLRRWLNR, encoded by the exons ATGGAGAAAAGAGACGAGGATCTGAAGAAGGCTCAGATGCTGGACGCTCGAGCCAGAAACATCAGCCACAATGTACGCTGCACTGAGTGTGGGAGTCAGTCCATTGAGGACTCACAAGCAGATGTCGCTATTCTCCTCAGACAG TTGATCCGTGATGAGATAGGAGCTGGAAAAACTGACAAGGAGATCTACAGTAAGCTCGAGGATGAGTTTGGGGAGACGGTGCTTTATGCTCCCAAGTTTGATATGCAGACTGCAGCATTGTGGTTAACTCCG GTGCTGATTGCTGGAGGTACTGCTGCAGGATTGGTTTATAGTAAGCACAGGCAAAGGACAAATGTTCACATCATGGCGTTGGACCTTATTAGAGGTGTTTCATTGACTCCAAAAGAGAGAGTTGCCATTCTCGATGTTCTTATTCCACCTCCCCCTCCTCCTCAGGGAGTTGCTTCCCGGTTGAGGAGATGGCTAAACCGGTAG
- the LOC106308928 gene encoding uncharacterized protein LOC106308928 → MRKICPGWSYTSNHASDSSGRVILIWNNPVSVQVLHQSGYTITCEVSLPPATKFIHTAVYAPNTQSERCDLWVDLISIQQNFSLDNHPWVVGGDLNQILHHTEQSSPTVNYLSTGMIELRDCLLQTGLFDLRYYGLTNIWSNKRPEEPIAEKLDRLLVNQTWISAYPNSSAFFLPPAFSDHSPCILDLSIPLPIAGTKPFKFYNYLSKHPKFLSLVSDYWIQAEGIASNLGDLSWKFKNLRGVLKELNRANFSNIQEQALQNPTHDLFLKEKEIHDKWLFLRSIEEAYFRIWKVPTAIYSIRSFLLPSGLLLIDPVAMGELAVNHFKGILALAILPASISTPQWFISLSSFACSPDQRLALDSVPSLEDLSKAILNLNPNKAPGPDGLSSGFFKSAWSIVGEDVVSSLATFFRTGFLPTSVNATILTLISKHPGASAITDYRPISCCTTLYKAISKILVSKLKQILPKLILPNQTAFIQGRLLVENTILATELVDGYQKNKGPPRITLKVDIAKAAPLHVPSLAKELCVYPILLGWIQWHNSRFLKGKRGLRQGDPLSPYLFVIAKNWLSLMLNKGAENGVFGYHEKCKFSKLTHLCFADDLLIFTDGKLSSVQGVLSTLNEFAAHSGLTASIQKSSFVSSGLSQDQIDLIGATMGLTHGSLPVRYLGIPLCSQKLSLHNCAPLLQHIKDKVNSWSTRSLSFAGRLLLLNTVIAGITNFWSSTFVLPKACISKINSLCGAFLWHGSAEGSHSARVSWETVTLAKEEGGLGCRDLVAWNKACSLKLIWLLFSKSGSIWVTWYKAEVLKGSLSNFWITKEKKKYSWFTNKLLKLGSIAYDWITVKVGNGRKVRFWTDNWSPVGSIHKLLVPVTANSMGIPISATLYDLFVRDRWNIRPARSDRQVQIQAFLSSVALSQLPDEYEWTIEGKVWLKYQTGTIYKLLKNHAQTVPWKGAIWNSGGVPRHSFHAWLVTLNRLPTRDRLLSWGLAVPATCLLFNQGDESRDHLFFSCSFSSELWIHHARRTETTPSTGWNDSLNHMQSLPGPPWRRKLQLIVWQAVIYSIWQERNARLHRNTGKTINTISSILDRTIRNKIHGFRDSNPIGASQMIQLWFATAPSPYPPNPPLPLLQSTD, encoded by the exons ATGAGGAAAATATGTCCGGGTTGGTCATATACTTCCAATCACGCTTCTGACAGCAGTGGTCGCGTGATCCTTATCTGGAATAACCCGGTCTCCGTCCAGGTCCTTCACCAGTCTGGATACACTATCACTTGTGAAGTCAGCCTTCCCCCTGCCACCAAATTCATTCACACAGCAGTGTATGCTCCTAACACCCAATCTGAAAGGTGTGATCTTTGGGTGGACCTGATCTCTATCCAGCAAAACTTCTCTCTAGACAATCATCCTTGGGTTGTGGGAGGCGATTTAAATCAAATTCTGCACCATACAGAGCAGTCATCGCCTACTGTAAATTATCTCTCCACTGGTATGATTGAGCTTCGAGATTGCTTGCTCCAAACGGGTCTCTTTGATCTTCGTTACTATGGTTTAACAAACATCTGGAGTAATAAACGCCCTGAAGAGCCAATAGCCGAAAAGCTTGATAGGCTGCTTGTAAACCAGACCTGGATCTCTGCCTACCCTAACAGCTCTGCTTTCTTCCTTCCCCCAGCCTTTTCTGACCATAGCCCTTGTATCCTTGACCTATCCATTCCCCTACCCATTGCGGGTACCAAACCTTTCAAATTCTATAACTATCTGTCTAAGCACCCAAAATTCCTTTCACTGGTGTCGGATTACTGGATTCAGGCCGAAGGCATTGCTTCTAATCTTGGAGACCTCAGCTGGAAATTTAAAAATCTGAGAGGAGTTCTTAAAGAATTAAACAGAGCAAATTTTTCAAATATTCAA GAACAAGCTTTGCAAAATCCTACCCATGATCTCTTCCTTAAGGAGAAGGAAATCCATGATAAGTGGCTTTTTCTACGATCAATTGAAGAAGCTTACTTCAG AATTTGGAAAGTCCCAACTGCCATCTACTCGATCCGCTCATTCCTTCTCCCTTCTGGACTGCTACTTATTGACCCGGTCGCAATGGGAGAACTTGCAGTAAACCATTTCAAAGGCATTTTAGCTCTTGCTATCCTGCCTGCCTCGATCTCCACTCCTCAATGGTTCATCTCCCTCTCGTCTTTTGCTTGCTCACCTGATCAGAGATTGGCCTTAGATTCAGTTCCATCGCTAGAAGATTTATCTAAAGCTATATTAAATCTGAATCCAAATAAAGCTCCTGGTCCCGACGGTCTTTCCTCCGGATTCTTCAAATCGGCTTGGTCAATTGTGGGAGAAGATGTCGTCTCCTCTCTAGCTACCTTCTTCAGGACAGGCTTCCTTCCCACCAGTGTCAACGCCACCATCCTCACCCTCATATCGAAGCATCCTGGTGCATCCGCTATCACCGACTATCGGCCCATCTCATGCTGTACAACTCTCTACAAGGCAATCTCAAAAATCCTAGTCTCCAAGCTAAAGCAGATACTTCCTAAGCTGATCCTCCCCAATCAAACCGCATTCATCCAAGGACGGTTGCTGGTTGAAAATACGATTCTGGCCACTGAGCTTGTTGACGGTTATCAAAAGAACAAAGGACCTCCCCGTATAACTCTCAAAGTAGACATTGCTAAAGC GGCTCCCCTCCACGTACCTTCACTGGCTAAGGAGCTGTGTGTGTACCCCATCCTTCTCGGTTGGATACAATGGCACAATTCAAGGTTTCTTAAAGGAAAGCGGGGATTGAGACAAGGAGATCCTCTGTCTCCTTATCTCTTTGTCATAGCGAAGAACTGGTTGTCCTTGATGCTCAATAAAGGAGCTGAGAATGGCGTCTTTGGATACCATGAGAAATGCAAATTCTCAAAGCTTACTCATCTCTGTTTTGCTGATGACCTTCTCATTTTCACAGATGGTAAGCTGAGCTCTGTCCAAGGAGTTCTCTCAACCCTCAATGAATTTGCAGCTCACTCCGGTCTTACAGCCAGTATCCAGAAAAGCTCCTTCGTGTCTTCGGGTTTGTCTCAAGACCAAATCGACCTTATTGGAGCTACCATGGGCCTTACTCATGGTTCTTTACCAGTCAGGTATCTTGGCATCCCCCTCTGTTCCCAGAAGCTCTCCCTCCATAACTGCGCTCCTCTCCTCCAGCACATCAAAGACAAAGTTAACTCTTGGAGTACTCGCTCCCTCTCATTCGCTGGACGGCTCCTTCTACTCAACACTGTGATAGCGGGGATCACTAACTTCTGGTCCTCCACTTTCGTCTTGCCAAAAGCATGTATCTCAAAGATTAACTCTCTCTGTGGAGCGTTTTTATGGCATGGCAGCGCTGAAGGAAGCCACTCGGCGAGGGTCTCATGGGAAACCGTTACTCTGGCAAAGGAAGAAGGTGGCTTGGGGTGCCGGGACCTTGTTGCTTGGAATAAAGCATGTTCCCTTAAGCTCATATGGCTCCTGTTTTCAAAATCAGGATCAATCTGGGTCACGTGGTATAAGGCTGAAGTTCTCAAAGGATCGCTCAGCAACTTCTGGATCACTAAGGAGAAGAAAAAATATTCTTGGTTCACCAATAAACTGCTCAAGCTTGGAAGCATTGCTTATGATTGGATCACTGTGAAGGTTGGTAATGGAAGAAAAGTCAGATTTTGGACGGATAATTGGTCACCCGTTGGGAGTATCCACAAATTATTGGTCCCTGTTACAGCGAACTCGATGGGAATCCCCATATCAGCTACACTCTATGATCTGTTTGTCAGGGATCGCTGGAATATAAGACCGGCCCGCTCTGATCGCCAAGTTCAAATTCAAGCATTTTTATCTTCGGTTGCTCTGTCTCAGCTCCCTGATGAATATGAGTGGACAATAGAAGGTAAAGTTTGGCTTAAATATCAGACTGGAACAATCTATAAACTCCTGAAAAATCATGCGCAAACTGTACCTTGGAAAGGAGCTATTTGGAATTCTGGTGGTGTGCCCCGGCATAGCTTCCACGCCTGGCTCGTCACCCTAAATAGACTACCGACCCGCGACAGACTTCTCTCTTGGGGACTTGCTGTTCCTGCAACTTGTCTACTCTTCAATCAAGGAGACGAATCAAGGGACCACTTGTTCTTCTCTTGCTCATTCTCCTCTGAACTTTGGATCCATCATGCTCGACGGACTGAGACAACCCCATCTACTGGCTGGAACGATTCTCTTAATCATATGCAATCACTACCAGGACCTCCTTGGCGCAGGAAGCTTCAACTGATTGTATGGCAAGCTGTAATCTACTCTATTTGGCAAGAAAGGAACGCTCGACTTCACCGTAACACTGGAAAAACCATCAATACCATCTCTTCCATACTGGACAGAACGATTCGAAATAAGATCCATGGCTTCAGAGACTCAAACCCAATCGGAGCTTCTCAGATGATTCAGCTATGGTTTGCAACTGCTCCATCACCATATCCTCCAAACCCTCCTCTACCACTTCTGCAATCAACCGACTAA